In Castor canadensis chromosome 11, mCasCan1.hap1v2, whole genome shotgun sequence, a single genomic region encodes these proteins:
- the Hapln2 gene encoding hyaluronan and proteoglycan link protein 2, translated as MPGLLTLPVFCHFFLPWVFIIFQNALGNPAPHPGPHYLLPPIHEVIHSQRWATVTLPCVLGAPPPSYKVRWSKVEPGELRETLILITNGLQARGYGPLGDRARMRRGHRLDASLVIAGVRLEDEGRYRCELINGIEDESVALTLRLEGVVFPYQPSRGRYQFNYFEAKQACEEQDGRLATYGQLYQAWTEGLDWCNAGWLLEGSVRYPVLTARAPCGGRGRPGIRSYGPRDRKRDRYDAFCFTSALAGQVFFVAGRLTLSEAHAACRRRGAVVAKVGHLYAAWKFSGLDQCDGGWLADGSVRFPITTPRPRCGGLPDPGVRSFGFPRPQQAAYGTYCYAEK; from the exons ATGCCAGGCCTGCTCACCCTCCCTGTGTTCTGCCACTTCTTTCTCCCTTGGGTCTTCATCATCTTCCAAAACGCCCTGGGGAACCCAG CACCCCACCCGGGCCCCCACTACCTTCTGCCCCCCATCCACGAGGTCATTCACTCTCAACGTTGGGCCACGGTCACGCTGCCCTGCGTCCTGGGCGCTCCGCCTCCCAGCTACAAGGTGCGCTGGAGCAAAGTGGAGCCAGGAGAGCTCCGGGAAACACTGATCCTCATCACCAACGGACTGCAAGCTCGGGGCTACGGGCCTCTGGGAGATCGCGCTAGGATGCGGAGGGGGCACCGGCTGGACGCCTCCCTTGTCATCGCGGGTGTGCGCCTGGAGGACGAGGGCCGGTACCGCTGCGAGCTCATCAATGGCATTGAGGATGAGAGTGTGGCGCTGACCCTGCGCCTGGAGG GTGTGGTGTTTCCGTACCAACCCAGCCGGGGTCGGTACCAATTCAATTACTTCGAGGCAAAGCAGGCTTGCGAGGAGCAGGACGGACGCCTGGCCACCTACGGCCAGCTGTATCAGG CGTGGACCGAGGGGCTGGACTGGTGTAATGCAGGCTGGCTGCTCGAGGGTTCCGTGCGCTACCCAGTGCTCACCGCACGCGCTCCATGCGGCGGCCGCGGGCGGCCGGGCATCCGCAGCTACGGGCCCCGCGACCGAAAGCGCGACCGCTATGACGCCTTCTGCTTCACCTCGGCGCTGGCGG GCCAGGTGTTCTTCGTGGCTGGGCGACTGACACTGTCTGAAGCCCACGCGGCGTGCCGGCGGCGGGGAGCGGTGGTGGCAAAGGTCGGGCACCTCTACGCCGCCTGGAAGTTCTCCGGGCTGGACCAATGTGACGGAGGATGGCTGGCGGACGGCAGCGTGCGCTTCCCCATCACCACGCCGCGGCCGCGCTGCGGGGGCCTCCCTGATCCCGGGGTGCGCAGCTTCGGTTTCCCCAGGCCCCAGCAGGCGGCCTACGGGACCTACTGCTACGCCGAGAAGTAG